The Triticum aestivum cultivar Chinese Spring chromosome 3A, IWGSC CS RefSeq v2.1, whole genome shotgun sequence genome includes a region encoding these proteins:
- the LOC123057652 gene encoding indole-3-glycerol phosphate lyase, chloroplastic, whose amino-acid sequence MSGNPAATASAGSLAEAPVPVAAGERGLSVSQAMSKVMEKGKTAFIPYITAGDPDLATTAAALRLLDALGADVVELGMPFSDASADGAVIKASAARALAAGATADAIMAMLKEVTPQLSCPVVIFSYFSPIAQRGMASFAAAVKEAGVKGLIVPDLPYAETSAFRDEAIKNELELVLLTTPSTPSERMKEITEASGGFIYLVSVDGVTGARPTVNPRVESLLKEIKQVTDKAVAVGFGISTPDHVKQIAEWGADGVIIGSAMVKQLGEATSPEEGLKRLEVYARGLKDVLP is encoded by the exons ATGTCTGGAAATCCAGCAGCCACGGCCTCGGCGGGGTCGCTCGCCGAGGCGCCCGTGCCTGTCGCCGCCGGCGAGCGCGGCCTGTCCGTGTCGCAGGCCATGTCAAAAGTCATGGAGAAGGGCAAG acGGCGTTCATCCCGTACATCACCGCCGGCGACCCCGAcctggcgacgacggcggcggcgctgaggCTCCTCGACGCCCTGGGCGCGGACGTCGTCGAGCTCGGCATGCCCTTCTCGGATGCCTCCGCCGACGGGGCCGTCATCAAGGCCTCCGCGGCGCGCGCGCTGGCCGCTGGCGCGACGGCTGACGCCATCATGGCGATGCTGAAGGAGGTGACACCGCAGCTTTCCTGCCCCGTGGTGATCTTCTCTTACTTCAGCCCCATTGCACAGCGAGGGATggcgagcttcgccgccgccgtcaAGGAAGCCGGCGTGAAAG GTCTTATAGTACCCGATCTTCCTTACGCCGAGACAAGTGCTTTCAGGGATGAAGCCATCAAAAACGAGCTAGAGCTG GTGCTACTTACAACACCATCTACGCCGTCGGAGAGGATGAAGGAGATCACTGAAGCTTCAGGAGGCTTCATTTACCTT GTAAGTGTCGACGGAGTTACAGGTGCCCGTCCAACCGTGAACCCGCGCGTTGAGAGTCTTCTTAAGGAGATTAAGCAG GTCACTGACAAGGCAGTGGCTGTTGGCTTTGGAATTTCGACCCCTGACCATGTTAAGCAG ATTGCAGAGTGGGGTGCGGATGGAGTGATCATCGGGAGTGCAATGGTGAAGCAGTTGGGTGAAGCGACTTCTCCAGAAGAAGGGTTGAAAAGGTTGGAAGTCTATGCCAGGGGCTTGAAGGATGTACTGCCATGA